Proteins co-encoded in one Sphingopyxis sp. BE259 genomic window:
- a CDS encoding Hpt domain-containing protein — MDEILVDWDEFRATRTQLGAAFVRILGYFREDGTKSVAAIEEAMRARDARGLVMPAHTLKSEARQFGGEKLGAVAEDIEMFARHCVESQTSPEEYLPRVVDLRRLFEETLSALEREANPLVQRRPAGFGRAVGY, encoded by the coding sequence TTGGACGAAATCCTGGTCGATTGGGATGAATTCCGCGCCACGCGCACCCAGTTGGGCGCCGCGTTTGTGCGGATTCTGGGCTATTTCCGCGAAGATGGCACCAAGTCCGTCGCCGCGATCGAAGAGGCGATGCGCGCCCGCGACGCGCGCGGTCTCGTCATGCCCGCGCACACGCTGAAAAGCGAAGCGCGCCAGTTTGGCGGCGAAAAGCTCGGCGCGGTTGCCGAAGACATTGAAATGTTCGCGCGCCATTGCGTCGAAAGCCAGACCAGCCCGGAAGAATATCTGCCGCGCGTCGTCGACCTGCGGCGATTGTTCGAAGAAACGCTGAGCGCGCTCGAACGCGAAGCCAATCCGCTCGTCCAGCGCCGCCCGGCCGGATTCGGCCGCGCGGTCGGTTACTGA
- a CDS encoding DUF418 domain-containing protein, giving the protein MNNDSGDRTERLITLDAMRGFAVMGILAMNIVAFAMPEMAYVSPRAYGGETASDLAAWGLGFLLFDGKMRGLFSILFGASMVLITDRAEATGQNPRSVHYRRMAWLAVFGLCHYFFIWWGDILFLYAAVGCVAFRFRTWEARRLIKWALGLFTLGVVLTSLFFGAQLAVASAADDPASPMAEAGQGVRDEYAKIDGEVTAELTLFRGPYLPILGERLDNAANPLIMVLMSFLETLPLMLLGMALFRNGFLTGTWSTDDYRRTALRWLPPGLALTMVVGWLQWRADFDYIVAVNAFIAWAAPGRLMMTIAYAALLVLVIRAATGSALIARVAATGRAAFSNYLGTSIVMTTVFYGYGFGLFGDVGRWTLYLVCVGMWALMLLWSKPWLDRFRYGPLEWLWRSLARGAVQPMRKPPTAQ; this is encoded by the coding sequence ATGAACAACGACAGCGGCGACCGCACCGAACGGCTCATCACCCTTGATGCGATGCGCGGCTTTGCCGTGATGGGCATATTGGCGATGAACATCGTCGCCTTTGCCATGCCCGAAATGGCCTATGTGTCGCCGCGCGCCTATGGCGGCGAAACCGCGTCCGACCTTGCTGCCTGGGGGCTTGGCTTTCTGCTGTTCGACGGCAAGATGCGCGGCCTGTTCTCGATCCTGTTCGGGGCAAGCATGGTCTTGATCACCGACCGCGCCGAGGCGACCGGACAAAATCCGCGATCGGTCCATTATCGCCGCATGGCGTGGCTCGCGGTGTTTGGGCTCTGCCATTATTTCTTCATCTGGTGGGGCGACATCCTGTTCCTCTATGCGGCGGTTGGCTGCGTCGCCTTTCGTTTCCGCACATGGGAGGCGCGGCGGCTGATCAAATGGGCGCTCGGCCTGTTCACGCTCGGCGTCGTCCTGACATCGCTGTTCTTTGGCGCCCAGCTGGCAGTCGCCAGCGCCGCCGATGATCCCGCATCGCCGATGGCCGAGGCCGGTCAAGGCGTGCGCGACGAATATGCCAAGATCGACGGTGAGGTCACCGCCGAACTGACGCTGTTCCGCGGGCCTTATCTGCCGATCCTGGGCGAACGGCTGGACAACGCCGCCAACCCGCTGATCATGGTGCTGATGTCGTTCCTCGAAACGCTGCCGCTGATGCTGCTCGGCATGGCGCTGTTCCGCAATGGCTTCCTGACCGGGACATGGAGCACCGATGATTATCGGCGGACCGCGCTGCGCTGGCTGCCGCCGGGGCTGGCGTTGACCATGGTGGTCGGCTGGCTGCAATGGCGAGCCGATTTCGACTATATCGTCGCGGTCAACGCCTTTATCGCTTGGGCGGCGCCGGGGCGGTTAATGATGACGATCGCCTATGCCGCGCTGCTCGTGCTGGTGATCCGCGCCGCCACAGGCAGCGCGCTGATCGCACGCGTCGCGGCGACGGGGCGCGCGGCCTTTTCCAACTATCTGGGGACCAGCATCGTGATGACGACGGTCTTTTACGGCTATGGATTCGGGCTGTTCGGCGACGTCGGCCGCTGGACGCTGTATCTGGTCTGCGTCGGCATGTGGGCGCTGATGCTGCTGTGGTCAAAGCCCTGGCTCGACCGCTTTCGCTATGGACCGCTCGAATGGTTGTGGCGGAGTTTGGCGCGCGGCGCGGTTCAACCGATGCGGAAACCGCCGACCGCTCAGTAA
- a CDS encoding Coq4 family protein, protein MTPTIFSHPDRKLPTFRPFKAFAHFRKLIKDKEDTEQVFHIFESLPRKGFMDDARAFVESDKGRQLMASEPYLPDLLDDHAWIDALPEGSVGHAYVTFMRREGLSAAGLVAEADKMGRPKFDDQVQWYANRLRDTHDLFHILTGYGRDALGEQCVLGFTYGQTGNYGNFFIAYAGGYEVKRGVKADAPVFGAIRQGQRHGKAAKAIIEQDIRALLAEPLDAARARLGIGEPTLYQEAHRAYRSRGIDPYNFLASQQAMAA, encoded by the coding sequence ATGACCCCGACCATCTTTTCCCACCCCGACCGCAAGCTGCCGACGTTTCGCCCGTTCAAGGCGTTCGCGCATTTCCGCAAGCTGATCAAGGACAAGGAAGACACCGAACAGGTGTTCCACATCTTTGAAAGCCTGCCGCGCAAGGGATTCATGGACGATGCGCGCGCTTTCGTCGAAAGCGACAAGGGTCGCCAACTGATGGCGAGCGAACCCTATCTGCCCGACCTGCTCGACGATCACGCCTGGATCGACGCGCTGCCCGAGGGGAGTGTCGGCCATGCCTATGTCACCTTCATGCGCCGCGAGGGGCTTTCGGCCGCGGGCCTTGTTGCCGAAGCCGACAAGATGGGCCGCCCGAAGTTCGACGATCAGGTGCAATGGTACGCCAACCGCCTGCGCGACACGCACGACCTGTTCCACATCCTGACCGGCTATGGCCGCGACGCGTTGGGCGAACAATGCGTCCTTGGCTTCACCTATGGCCAGACCGGTAATTACGGCAATTTTTTCATCGCCTATGCGGGCGGCTATGAAGTGAAGCGCGGCGTCAAAGCCGACGCCCCGGTGTTCGGCGCGATCCGCCAAGGTCAGCGCCACGGCAAAGCGGCGAAGGCGATCATCGAACAGGACATCCGCGCGCTGCTCGCCGAACCGCTCGACGCGGCGCGCGCGCGGCTGGGGATTGGCGAGCCGACGCTGTATCAGGAAGCGCACCGTGCATACCGCAGCCGCGGGATCGATCCGTATAACTTCCTGGCGTCGCAGCAGGCGATGGCGGCCTGA
- a CDS encoding DUF72 domain-containing protein, whose protein sequence is MTIHIGIGGWTFEPWRGPFYPAGLAQKRELEYAGQHLTGIEINSTYYGSQKPETFAGWAATVPDGFQFSVKASRFTTNRKVLKEGAASIEKFLTQGLTRLGDRLGPIHWQFMATKKFDRDDFAGFLDLLPDTQDGLPLRHAIEVRHESFCDQAFIDMLRARNMAVVYADSDDFPCIDEQTADFTYARLQRSVEEVETGYDDKALDRWAAQAHDWAQGDRDVYLFFIAGAKVRNPAAAQALIAKLS, encoded by the coding sequence GTGACCATCCACATCGGCATCGGCGGCTGGACCTTCGAACCGTGGCGCGGCCCCTTCTATCCCGCTGGCCTCGCGCAGAAACGCGAGCTTGAATATGCCGGGCAGCATCTGACCGGGATCGAGATCAACAGCACCTATTACGGCAGCCAGAAGCCCGAGACGTTCGCGGGTTGGGCGGCCACGGTCCCCGATGGCTTCCAATTCAGCGTCAAGGCGTCACGCTTCACCACCAATCGCAAGGTATTGAAAGAGGGCGCTGCGTCGATCGAGAAATTCCTGACGCAAGGCCTCACCCGCCTCGGCGACCGGCTCGGCCCGATCCACTGGCAATTCATGGCGACCAAGAAATTCGACCGCGACGATTTCGCGGGCTTCCTCGATTTGTTGCCAGATACGCAGGACGGCTTGCCGCTGCGCCATGCGATCGAGGTGCGCCACGAAAGTTTCTGCGATCAGGCGTTCATCGACATGCTGCGCGCGCGGAACATGGCGGTGGTTTACGCCGACAGCGATGATTTCCCGTGTATCGACGAGCAGACCGCCGACTTCACCTATGCTCGGTTGCAGCGTTCGGTCGAAGAGGTTGAAACCGGCTATGACGACAAGGCGCTCGACCGGTGGGCGGCGCAAGCCCACGATTGGGCGCAAGGCGACCGCGACGTCTATCTGTTCTTCATCGCCGGCGCCAAGGTGCGCAACCCGGCAGCGGCGCAGGCCCTGATCGCCAAGCTGAGCTAG
- the purL gene encoding phosphoribosylformylglycinamidine synthase subunit PurL — MTQTATAPASVITPQVVADHGLSPEEYERVLHAIGREPNLVELGIFSVMWSEHCSYKSSRLHLKKLPTEAPWVICGPGENAGVIDIGEGADGKKLAAIFKMESHNHPSYIEPYQGAATGVGGILRDVFTMGARPVANLNALRFGRPDHPKMKHLISGVVHGIGGYGNCVGVPTVGGEVNFHKAYDGNILVNAMTVGIAEQDKIFYSAASGVGNPIVYVGSKTGRDGIHGATMASADFGEDAEEKRPTVQVGDPFTEKLLIEACLELMASDAIVAIQDMGAAGLTSSSVEMASKGGVGLHLKMDDVPQRETGMTTYEMMLSESQERMLMVLKPGREDFAAAIFHKWELDFAVIGTVTDTGRMVLEHHGEIVCDIPLAPLADDAPLYDRPHVATPKQAELTNVPETQDVAADLKTLMGTPDIASRRWIWEQYDSQVGADTVQTGGDAALVRIHGTNRALAMSTDCTPRYCYADPVEGGKQAVAETWRNISAVGATPLAITNCLNFANPQRPEIMGQIVGCLDGMAQACIALDYPIVSGNVSLYNESKATGGGSAILPTPAIGGVGVIEDLNKAVGIGFKRTGDIVLAVGERAGHLGQSVWLREIHGREEGPPPPVNLRCEKRTGDFIRKAINAGWITACHDVSDGGIAVTLAEMALKSDIGVLVSEEQPFGIAESFFGEDQGLYLVTVCDTCLADFLDAAGRADVPVDPVGRTIKDRIVFELPDSDHEVTLAELREAHEGFFPALMGADAALA; from the coding sequence ATGACTCAGACCGCAACCGCGCCCGCCTCCGTCATCACCCCTCAGGTCGTTGCCGACCATGGCCTGTCGCCCGAGGAATATGAGCGCGTCCTGCACGCGATCGGGCGCGAGCCGAACCTGGTCGAACTCGGCATCTTCTCGGTCATGTGGTCCGAGCATTGCAGCTATAAAAGCTCGCGCCTCCACCTCAAGAAATTGCCGACCGAAGCCCCGTGGGTGATCTGCGGCCCCGGCGAGAACGCCGGCGTCATCGACATCGGCGAAGGCGCAGATGGCAAAAAGCTCGCCGCGATCTTCAAGATGGAGAGCCACAACCACCCGTCGTATATCGAACCCTATCAGGGCGCGGCGACCGGGGTCGGCGGCATCCTGCGCGACGTGTTCACCATGGGCGCGCGCCCGGTCGCGAACCTCAACGCGCTGCGCTTCGGCCGCCCCGACCATCCGAAGATGAAACACCTCATCTCGGGCGTCGTCCACGGCATCGGCGGCTATGGCAATTGCGTCGGCGTCCCGACGGTCGGCGGCGAGGTCAATTTCCACAAGGCCTATGACGGCAATATCCTCGTCAACGCGATGACAGTCGGCATCGCCGAGCAGGACAAGATCTTCTATTCGGCCGCCAGCGGCGTCGGCAATCCGATCGTCTATGTCGGATCGAAGACCGGCCGCGATGGCATCCACGGTGCGACGATGGCCTCGGCCGACTTCGGCGAGGATGCCGAGGAAAAGCGCCCGACGGTGCAGGTCGGCGACCCCTTCACCGAGAAACTGCTGATCGAGGCATGCCTCGAACTGATGGCGTCGGACGCGATCGTCGCGATCCAGGACATGGGCGCCGCGGGGCTCACCTCCTCATCGGTCGAGATGGCGTCGAAGGGCGGCGTCGGCCTCCACCTCAAGATGGACGATGTGCCGCAGCGCGAAACCGGCATGACCACCTATGAGATGATGCTGTCCGAATCGCAGGAACGCATGTTGATGGTGCTGAAGCCCGGCCGCGAGGATTTCGCCGCCGCGATCTTCCACAAATGGGAACTCGACTTCGCGGTCATCGGCACCGTCACCGACACGGGGCGCATGGTGCTGGAACATCATGGCGAGATCGTCTGCGATATCCCGCTCGCGCCGCTCGCCGACGATGCGCCGCTCTATGACCGCCCGCACGTCGCAACGCCGAAACAGGCCGAGCTCACCAACGTCCCCGAAACGCAGGACGTCGCCGCCGACCTCAAGACGCTGATGGGCACCCCCGACATCGCCAGCCGCCGCTGGATATGGGAGCAATATGACAGCCAGGTCGGCGCCGACACGGTGCAGACCGGCGGCGACGCCGCGCTCGTCCGCATCCACGGCACCAACCGCGCGCTCGCGATGTCGACCGACTGCACCCCGCGCTATTGCTACGCCGACCCGGTCGAAGGCGGCAAGCAGGCGGTCGCCGAAACCTGGCGGAACATCAGCGCGGTCGGTGCGACGCCGCTCGCGATTACCAACTGCCTCAACTTCGCCAACCCGCAGCGCCCCGAAATCATGGGCCAGATCGTCGGCTGCCTCGACGGAATGGCGCAGGCGTGCATCGCGCTCGACTATCCGATCGTATCGGGCAACGTCAGCCTTTATAACGAGAGCAAGGCGACCGGCGGCGGCAGCGCGATCCTGCCGACCCCCGCGATCGGCGGCGTCGGGGTGATCGAGGACCTAAACAAGGCGGTCGGCATCGGCTTCAAGCGGACCGGCGACATCGTGCTCGCGGTCGGCGAACGCGCCGGGCACCTTGGCCAATCGGTGTGGCTGCGCGAAATCCATGGGCGCGAAGAAGGCCCGCCGCCGCCGGTCAACTTGCGCTGCGAAAAGCGCACCGGCGATTTTATCCGCAAGGCGATCAACGCGGGCTGGATCACCGCGTGCCATGACGTGTCCGACGGCGGCATCGCGGTGACGCTGGCCGAAATGGCGCTGAAGTCCGACATCGGCGTGCTGGTCAGCGAAGAACAGCCGTTCGGTATTGCCGAGAGTTTCTTTGGTGAGGATCAGGGGTTGTATCTGGTCACGGTCTGCGACACCTGCCTAGCCGACTTCCTCGACGCCGCGGGCCGGGCCGACGTGCCGGTCGATCCGGTGGGGCGGACGATCAAGGACCGTATCGTGTTCGAGCTGCCGGATAGCGACCATGAGGTGACGCTGGCCGAGCTGCGCGAGGCGCATGAGGGGTTTTTCCCGGCGTTGATGGGGGCCGACGCGGCTTTGGCCTAA
- a CDS encoding DUF2177 family protein: protein MTAQAIAAYFATAVIFGVLDALWLRMMVTKVYRPEIGALLMDGWRPAPALIFYALYMLGIQIFAVAPALAAGKWQVAAQWGAMFGFFCYMTYDLTNHATMKIWSTKVTLLDIAWGTLATGFAAGAAAWLVLTLLPRGA from the coding sequence ATGACCGCGCAAGCCATCGCTGCCTATTTCGCCACCGCCGTCATCTTTGGCGTCCTCGACGCGCTGTGGCTGCGGATGATGGTCACCAAAGTCTATCGCCCCGAAATCGGCGCGCTGCTGATGGACGGCTGGCGCCCCGCTCCGGCGCTGATTTTCTACGCGCTCTATATGCTGGGCATCCAGATTTTCGCCGTCGCGCCCGCGCTGGCAGCGGGCAAATGGCAGGTTGCGGCGCAGTGGGGGGCGATGTTCGGCTTCTTCTGTTACATGACCTATGACCTCACCAACCATGCGACGATGAAGATCTGGTCGACCAAGGTGACGCTGCTCGACATCGCGTGGGGGACGCTGGCGACGGGATTTGCAGCGGGCGCCGCGGCATGGCTGGTGCTGACGTTGCTGCCGCGCGGCGCGTGA